The DNA window AGGAGCGCTCAAATACACTCACAAACAGCTGATGGGATTTAACAATGATAAAGAAGTTACAATATTTTTCAAGATCTattatgtaaaagaaaaagtattaaaaatatgTGTTACATGTATTTCAAACTCAAAAACACTGGATTTAAAAGTTTCTttcaaatatacacacacacacacacacacacacacacacacataaagtatatatatatatatatatatacatatacaatagATATACAACTCTCAAACAAGAGAAGGCATTTGGTAGTACACACTCCTTCATCCCATATCACACTGTGACCATGGAAAGGAAAGGTCAGCGCTCTCTATAATCCATCTGATTGGGCGAACAGAAGGTAGCATTACCTAATATCAACATGACCTGAAGTGCACAGATAGCGGGAGGTGATAGGGCCACGATTTCCAGAAAAGTACAAGGTTAAAGAGCGACAAAAGATGAGTTCAACACTGACGAATAGaagataaatatgaaaactaAACAACTACAAATGACGACTCAGCTACAGTCAGTACATATTTTGCACTCATGGTTGTATTTGACAAAGCTCTTCATCAGCATTGAAATCAATATCAAATTTTCTTGATAATCAATTCTTCCAACGTGTAACACAAATGGTTTTAAGAGTTTTCTTCACCTCTGTTCGAGGCCTTTGGGTCTACCATCCAAAATTAGATTCGATTAGTATTAATTTTACTGGGTTTAGTATCCCATGCTTTAATAGTAAACAACAACTGTTTCTCTGGGAATTGTCAAACAAATTAGAGAGGGTTCAAGTGAAGTTTTATTAACCTGATCTAATCCAACTTCCTGTAGAGTACTGCTGCTAGTGAACTGTAATAGACTAGGATTACACAGTCTTAATCTGGAACAGCATATTGGGTTAATTATCTTTCTCagacactgtttgtgtgtgcatgtttttattcacatcaTTTTCCTTTAGTCAAATGACAAATACCGACTATGCAAACACTGTAAATTTACAGTGTTGAAACTAAAGGCTCTGTATTGTATATGAGTAAAACTGTTCCCTCTGACTTGTTGTGCTTTTATATATATCATTAGATTATTGTACATCAACGATGTAAAGTCAACATTTTACTGTTGGAGTTGGTGTGGATCTAAACTAAGATAAGCTAATGAGCTAAGCTCATTATTCTTATACAGTATgactatttcattttcattaattttttttcgtttatttcagacaaggcaatcattaaataaatgattatttaatgaatgaatcaatctgCTTATTACCCAGAGCCCAAATTGACACCTGCACAAGCCTGTTTTGTCCCAAGACCAtaatctaaaaacattttaaataaaaaaataacattaacaatcatttaaaaaaacattgccAGTTAATTTTTTACCATTTCCAAATCAATTGTTTTATAGTGAAACTTGGAAAGATCAttggatatttttgtttgtaacaGAGCATCACATTTTATGTGCCTTTAGTATATTTTGTGCAGAAACATTCATTTGTAAGTACAACAGTCAGGTAACTGCATTGAAATAAGAAGTATCATACACTTTATGAAGTATCATTAAGTGTATGATGCGTCTGTCTGAAGTGTTGAGGAAGAGACTTAAAAATTATCTTTAAAAGAAACATAAGGGTGCTTCAAAAGTGTACTAAATAATGGTACTTGAGCAAATGTAAGCCAAGTTTCATCCCTGCATTTATGTGAAGCATAAATGTGAGTCATCGAAGCAGAAATACCCTCACAGACTTGCTGATATTGTTTTTCAATGCATATCTCTAAATATCTTTAGCTGTCACATGAAGAAGCGGTAGATGGAATGGAGGTGTTGTAGTAATCATGAACAATTAATGAATTGTAATATTCATGGTGCAAACAAAACCATCAAAGTAGTCACTGGTGTAGGAGTACAAAGAAGTTTTTCTTTCAGTatggaacaaaaaagaaactgaatgtTAGGTACTGAGGCCATTTTGGTGGATTAACAGATCAATCGTCTCAATCAATAACTGTATGGTGCAAATTGTCTCCCAGCATTGGGagctacaatataaaaaaacaaaaaacaaaaacaaaagtacaaGTGAAAAATGACATATTAAATGTTTATAATGTAATATTGACAAGAAAATTCACCAAAATGAGGGGAAACTAGTGTTATATGCGAACTGACTAGTGTAGGAAGTTTCCACAGCACGTCATCCGCAGTTGATTGTCTTTATCTCTGTTGCCATCTAGTGGACAACTTTATGAAATACTTTTGTAGATACGAACTATGTACATATTTCTGGCCAAAATCCAAACTGcaggcatgcacacaaacacatataaacATCTACCTAACTATATAACTATATAActattgtatatatatttgtacgtgtggtgtgtgtgtgtgtgtgtgtgtgtgtgtgtgtgtgtgtgtgtgtgcttgttagTTAACGAGTACACACTTACTACATTCAAAATTAGATTGAAGAAAAGTAGCAGTCAATATTTAATTTACCAAAGTATACACCTCAATTAAGTAAAGGTGACTCATCAGAAGAATGACGAAGCAAGactatttaaaaaacacaactagAAGACAACTGTTTTACTATCTCTTACCTTTACCAGAAATAACTTCATTCTCGATCCGCCAACGAAATCCAAACTGTTGGAcacaagatttttaaaaagccaaatATTCAGTGAAATCACTGAACTGACAAACAATTTACTAACATATAAATCTCTTTAATGAATCTGAAGGGCATTAAAATAAGCTTTAGGTGACAAATCAAAGTAATCTTTCTATGCTCAGTATTTGCAACATTTTCACATGatcattagaataaaaacacatttgatttaGTGTGAGAAGTCAGTGTAACAGGATTTGAAGCTGCCAAGCAGCTCCAAAATTAAAttagacaaaagaaaataacttCAGGTCAATATTGTCTTGAACTCTTTAGTAATAATTTATTGTGAATGGAATGCTTTTCTCACTCtgaatatgtacacacacacacacacacacacacacacacacacacacacacacacacacacacacacacacacacacacacacacacacacacctgtgtataTGTACAGAATAAAGCATCAGTGAATAGTGGTCAGTATTCTACTAGTATCTATACATTTTTCTCCAACCATGAACTCCTCTGTATGCCAATATTAACCACATACAGCAAGAAAGTATTGAATAAGTCGCCATTTTTCTTagtaaatatatttctatatttattgaATATGAAAGTGCTACTGACATGGAATTTTCACCAAATGTTGGTAACAATCCTTGCAACCTACAAATACAAAGAAATCAAATATTAGATGTTTATAAAATATGTTGTGTGTAATAAAGTGGAACACCTTAAGAAATGGAGGTGCAAAAAGACACATAATGCAAAGACTCCAGCTAAAATCTATCAGTAATTAGAAAGCAGTCCTTTGTCTTGTCGGTGCAAATTAACATCAGATAGCTCAGTTCCTACTGATGATGGGAGAATATGTTCTGGTCAGATTGCAGGTCAGCTATAAATCACACTATGCTTGGAGGTCAAATGGCACTGCGCTTCActccaaaaaaaccaacagtgaAGTTTGGAGGTGGAAGCATCACGGTGTGGGACTGCTTTTCAGCATGTGGCTCTGGCAATCTTCATATAATTAAGGaagaatgaatgttaaaatgtaCTGGGACATTACTGATTAAAATCACAAACACTCAGCCAAGGAAACTCACTTAGGTTCAGAGAAAGAAACTAAAGCTGTTAGAATGGCCCAGCCATTCACCTGACTTGAATTCAATAGATAAATGAAAGAACTATAAACCAGAGGTCATAGAACAGGATGATGGATTTGAAAGTGGACGAATAGGCTAAACTCACAGCTGAGCAACTAGTTTCTCCATACAACTGGCTTCTTGAAACTAATATTACCAACAAAAGCTTTTGTACGAGTATTAAATGTATTGAAGTAAGTCTGTTCAAAATTATTTCCAGGATATTCCATTTTATTACACATCACACAACTTATTCTGCGGACATCCAAGGTTTGATTTCTCTGTATGCGTGGGTTACATTGGTTGTTACAGAcatctgatgaaaatttcaTGTCTGTGGCaactttaaatatatatatatatacgtagaAAAATGATAACATGTTCAACGCTTTATCTGCTGAATGGCTgatttcagtttatttgtaTTCATTAACATACATTGTATATCTAATGTGGACATGGGTCACGTGTCATTGTTTGTGGTATCAGATTCAATATCTCCTATTGTtccatttttattgaaattaatCCATCCGTTCATCCCACCTTGTTCTCTTTGTATTTGCTCAGGTCAGCTATGCAGTACTCTTTGAACAGCTTGTCATAATACTTCCTGGCAAGATCTTTTTCCCTGGAACAGAATAAAGGAAAGCAGAAAAAGGCACAattttaagttctttttttgcattcagTTGCTTATAAATTTAGACTACTAATGTACTTATAATTCTTTTGCACCCCAATgttaaacacaacagaacaagaATGAAAAGCACATGGAACACTGAAGCAGCCTGCTTAAACAGTTGACTGAGGACGATTACCATgtcatttcttcttcatcttcctctctccagAGAAAACGATGATTCTCGCGCAAAACATCATGATCTGTTTTGTCATTGGCTCTAATGGAAAGAGAAGATCAATCGATGAATTACAAtcaaaaacacatacagtaggtaAATGTTGAGTTTTGCATTGTTCTCCTTGTTTCAAGTTTTAGTCTACAATGACAGCAGAAAATCTTACGTTGAGCGTTTAAGGTCATCCATCTTTCCTCCATAGTAAAGAATGTAGTCACCAACAAACTTCTTATGACGCTCAAACTGCCGAGATCTGCTTAAGGGCAGTAACAGATAAGATCTGCATCCTGTGAACAGCAATAACAATGTGATTCCATAGCTTAAGACAAAGCAACAAAGTATTTCAACGTAGACGGGATTAATATATTCTGTGAGATTTCGTGAGTTTTATCATTTGACGCTTaaatcaataaagaaataaacacagattttttttcttctaaaaaagGATACAGCATTCATTGATATAAGGTGGGCTCTTCTGCTCCTGGCTTCTTCTCTGTAAAACAATGAAAGTAAGTGTCTAAAAAAAGCAATGGTACTAAAAGTAATATGTGACGATGTATATATCAGAAATGTAAGAAACTAGAAAAGTTTGAAGTATTATCACTAAATTAACTGAATATAAATGAGGCTTTTAATTTTTGTCTTGAGTACCTTGATCTCAATAAACCCATATTTTTAAACATGGATCAAAATTTAGATTGACAATGTGAAAGGAAACTATTACAACACTACGATATGATGGTCCATTTGGTTTTATTAGAAGCATAAATTCgaattaaacacacatttttgagAGATTCATTTAATTTTGGCTGCAATTACATGTGTTCAAACTGGATTTCTCTAATTGTGTCCTACATTCTAGCACCCAAATTGCAAATAAAGCCATAGATTTAATAGGGGATTACAATTTTCATGTTGGATTCTAATAGGGTACATTTTCGAAACTGACATGAatcaaaaagtgaaaatgttaaaaagattATTACTCACTTATTTCAAGATTATCTATTAAACTTATATGACAAGTGAGAGCAAAAAGTTCTGCCATTACCACTGATAAAACTATATGACTTGTGTAAAACACGGCTATAGCACAGTACCTGTCTATTTCTTGACAGTGTAAACTTCGGTGAGGCACCTTTGCATGCCGATCTCCCTGGAAAGGTTTCTGCAAGATTTCTTGCTCACGTTTCCTGACAAAAAGGACACAAATATACCATGTTAGTGGATGGGGTCATGTGTTTAGATGTAAGATGATTTCGACAAAAGTAATTAGCTATTAGTTATTCATCAAACCCTTTGTATGTCTTTCTACATAGGTTAACCATTTTGGCCACCCAACTACAGGAGTTCAGATGAGAAGATTTTAATAAATTGAGACTATGGCATTCTAATCTCTTCATTTTACCTTTTGATGCGTCTTTCTGGGGACTCTCCCTGTGCGTCATCCTCACTGAAGTCGGAGTCATAACCCCCACTTCCGTGAACCTGAGGTAATGGAGGGAGGCAACATACACCACAGATGAAggaatcacacaaacacaccttgcTTGCAGAATGATGTATagtggaaaaaacacacacacacagctgttcatGTATCTTTCAGAAACATTGACAGCAGCTTGTGCTTAAAAGTATCGTCACACATTCTCATTGCTGTGCACTACTAGATTCTATGCATCAATGTAAactcacacacaaatgaaatttaaaagcgCTGCATTTGCAGGACATTTGTAACTCTTCGTTTAGTGTTTTTAACAGGAGCTAAAACGTGTAACTACGTGGCTTTGTGCTTAGAGCATGAGGGGCAACGATGAGAGCAAAAGGCTAACTTAGCTTCAGGCTAATGTTTTATGCTAAAATGTTACGGAGagatacaaaaaatatattcttCGAAAACCGGGACCACAATATAGTTAATCTCAAAAGATATACGCCACCTTCACCAGGTTATCCATTTGATTCCTCACTGTCGTCTAGCGACTGTTTACGAAATAAATTATGCGTCGccggatgatgacatcacaccgcATCACTGTGCCGTGTCGCTTTAATTCATGAATTATTCTGACAGAAAAGCTGATGAACGATGAAAATAGATCGTAttgtttaacattaatattaatagtcTACCGGCGTCGTCGCGGCTGCTTCCTTATTAAAATCAGcttttaatgatatttaaattaaatgtttcagatCTCCATGGTTACGAGACGATTGAATTTGAATTATCTGCAAGGTTTCTAATTGTTTATCACTTACAGTATTAACACAGTTGACTTATTGATTTATCACTGCTTTAACCGTTTTCTCTTTTAACtctatttttattacatttatgtcAAAGCAATCATTGGAAATGTCACGCTGGGTAATTTAGAGACAGGAACAAAGTGGCTTATTCTACAACGCCAGACACAGACTTTCATTTTGAAACGCATGGTCAAAATTGGAACGCCTAATCTTATCTGATGATCACATATAGGATCGTGTGATTCATT is part of the Antennarius striatus isolate MH-2024 chromosome 21, ASM4005453v1, whole genome shotgun sequence genome and encodes:
- the fra10ac1 gene encoding protein FRA10AC1; translation: MDNLVKVHGSGGYDSDFSEDDAQGESPERRIKRKREQEILQKPFQGDRHAKVPHRSLHCQEIDREEARSRRAHLISMNAFERHKKFVGDYILYYGGKMDDLKRSTANDKTDHDVLRENHRFLWREEDEEEMTWEKDLARKYYDKLFKEYCIADLSKYKENKFGFRWRIENEVISGKGQFQCGNKRCDRQEGLKSWEVNFAYVEHGEKRNALVKLRLCPECSYKLNYHLKRKEVKAKTKTKRSAEENQEPLQKKRKKRDRSSSHSKKQKHKRHRERSTSPSSSEASQDSGKAGDEPEGLSETDHWRGPAPAVEEKSRDEEFDDYFEDMFL